The genomic region CCAGAAGATTCGAGCAGTTGTTGGAGTTTACCGTAGGCGTATTGTGGCTTGACACGCACCAAACGCACCTTAGCGCGATCGCCTGGAGTCGTATCGGGAACGAAGACAACCCTACTGTTGACACGCCCCACCCCATCACCACTATCATTTAGATCGGTAATGGATACTTCTACTAAGTCGCCCTGTTGCCAGCGATCGGGAGTGCGATCGTTCATGTTTTGTAAATTTTGTCCCCTTGTAACAGACATAACTGAAAAGATCCCTTTATTTGGGGGACACGAAATCGCTAAACTACAAATGATATTCTGACTCATTACCTATAATCATGAGTGTAGTAAGCCAAGTTATTCTCAAAGCCGATGATGAGCTGCGCTACCCCAGCGCTGGCGAACTCGAAAACATTAAAAACTTTTTGCAAACAGGCATACAGCGGATGCGCATTGCCGCAACCCTAGCCGAAAACGAAAAGAAAATCGTTCAGGAAGCAAGTAAAAAACTGTGGCAAAAACGTCCTGATTTTATTGCCCCTGGGGGAAATGCCTATGGCGAACGTCAGCGGGCGCTATGTTTGCGGGACTACGGCTGGTATCTGCGTCTAATTACCTATGGCGTGCTAGCTGGCGACAAAGAGCCGATTGAAAAGATTGGTTTGGTCGGTGTCAGAGAAATGTATAATTCTCTGGGCGTTCCCGTTCCTGGAATGGTTGAGTCAATTCGCTGTTTGAAGAATGCTTCTTTGTCTCTATTGAGTGCGGAAGAAGCAGCGGAAGCAGCACCTTACTTTGACTATATTATTCAGGCAATGTCATAAGATTTGAGTCTACTAAAGTAGCTCAAATTTGTTTTGGTTTAATATCTCGGCGGATGTCTCCCCACTCTTGGTAGTGACTGTGGCAGTTTGAATGTCAGGTTGCTAGCAAGCGGTGGGGAAACTTTTTTTTATTTGTTTTGTAGTCGCGCTGTTTGTTGCGATCGCCTTTTCAACTCCACCGCCTGAAATAGCTGTGAAATAAGATTTGGCACTACCCCCCTTGCTATTTCTTTTTATTTATAGTACAAAAATACTAAATAATTTCTAGTATGCGATCGCTTTCCTGTTCATACTGCACCATGAGGTAAATTATGACTGAAACTAACAGAGAAAAGACTAGCAGCAGAGCCTTTGATATAGCCACTTGCTAAATCAATAGCTTTCTTTACTATCCTACTTTTCTGTATTGGATTTTTAACCAGCGATTTATACTTGCAGAAATTAGGTTTTTCAGACTTTTCACTTCTTCAAGCTCGTTTTATTTTAACAGGATGTTTAGTATTATTTTCTATTAGTTTTAGTGGTTTATGCATCATGTTTGGATGCTCAAGTATATTTTATTTCATTGATAATTATAAACAAGATGCACCTAAAACCCACACTCTACCTAAGTGGTTTATCAGAGAAATAGCAACTCACCCAAGCCGCTCAAGGCTGGTTCTTTCATCAATTGCCCTTGTACTTCCTGCAATTATCTCACTTTGTCAGGCTGAAGGCAGAGATTTCTCAGAAAGATTTACGATCTCATTATGGCTTTACACTTTTAGCATGATTCCAGGAGTCGTTTATTTTGTTCTATGGAGAGATTTTATAACAAACAAAAGGAGAATAAATTCTACTCAAGACTATGTATTTTTATCTCTTGCATACCTCTTTTGTTTCTTTGTGTATATAGTACCATTTGCACAATATATCTATCCGAGAATTTTGAACAAGTTGGCGGAGGAAACCCAGAATAGTACAAATTATTTTTGCTAAAGATCAAGCAGAGATAATTAGACGTTTAATATTCCCACTTGTACAACGGGAGAAATTCAGAGTAACTTATCAAAACCCTGAGCTTATTATTTGAAGGTAGCGAACACTATTTTTACGTTTAGAAGATAGAGCGCAACCTGTTAAGATAGGCAAGAAGGCTATTATCGGCGAAATTCCGTTAATAGATAATCTCAACAAAAATCAAAAAGCAACTGACTGTCCACGAATACCTACTACTAATAGTAATGAAAAGTTAAAGAATCATTAATTATTACTGAAATATATGCTATGTCTTCAGAAGCCATTGCTACAGTCATTAAAATGATAGAATCTTTACCTGAAAATGTACAGGAAAGGGTTATTGACCATTTGCGAGAGTATATTACAGAATTGCAAGATGAACTTGAGTGGGATAATTTAGTTGAGAAAACACAACTCAAACTGATTGCTGCTGTTAGACGTGCTAAACAAGAAATTGCTGAGGGACTGGCACACCTTTAGAATATGACCAGCTATGATTACGATCGCTTTTTCTAATTGAATATTTGATTTGTATTCAGATAAATTGTAGGGGCGCACAGATGTGCGCCCCTACGACATTTAATTGAAAACGGCGATATATCAAACCGATTTAACGCATGTCGTAACCAAACAAATTCGGATCGACTTCTCCTAATTGCAAATCTGCCAAACCATATTCATTCCAACGTCTTTCTACCATCGTCGCGACATCAGGATCGGATTCTAAAGGCGCGCCCCATTCGTGTTCTGTTTCAGGGGGAATTTTAGTTGTCGCATCAATTCCCATGCGTCCGCCTAAACCAATTTTCTCGCTGGCAAAGTCGAGGGTATCGAAAGGTGTATTGGGTAAAATAAACACATCTCTGGTTGGGTCAACTTTGGAACTAATTGCCCAGACAACTTGACGCGGATCGCGAATGTTAATATCCTTATCCACCACAATCACAAACTTAGTATAAGTGAATTGGGGTAAGGCACTCCAAAAAGCTAAGGCTGCCCGTCGCGCTTGCCCAGGATAAGCTTTATCAATGGAGATAATCGCGGCTTTGTAGCTTAAAGCTTCCATTGGCAGGAAGAAATCGACAATTTCTGAAACTTGCTGCCGCAGAATAGGAGTATAGATCCGATTGAGAGCAATCGCCATCATTGCTTCTTCTTTCGGCGGACGACCGCTAAATGTGGTCAAATAAATTGGGTCTTGGCGATGAGTCATGCAGTGGAAGCGGATGAGGGGCGAATCTTCCAATCCACCGTAATAACCCATATGATCGCCGAAAGGACCATCGGGTAAAACTTCGCCTGGGGTAATGGTTCCTTCTAAAACAAATTCAGAGTCGGCGGGAACTTCTAAATCTACCGTTTTGCACTTGGCTAAGTTTACGCCAGAACCGCTATAAAGTCCGGCGAACAGCCATTCCGATAAATCTACAGGAATAGGAGTAGCCGCCGCCATAATAATTAAAGGATCGACACCAAGGGCGATCGCAACTTCTAATTTCTTACCCCGTTCTGCGGCTTTACGCAAATGTCTCGCCCCACCGCGTACTGATAACCAGTGTACTGTCATCGTGTTATGCGATTGCAACTGCAAGCGATACACGCCGACGTTAGGCGTACCTGTCTCGCAATCTTTGGTAATGACTAAACCTAGCGTGATAATTTTACCTGCATCCCCAGGATAGGGACGGATCAGGGGAAGTTTATTTAAATCGAGTTCGTCGCCTTGAATCACGACTTGCTGACAAGCGGGAAAAAAGTCTCTTCCTGGTTTGGCTTTGACAACATCAAATAACACCTTGCCAAATTCTACCGCTTGAGAAATCTTCTTCGGTGGTTTTGGCTGTTGCAGCATACTCAGCTTTTTCCCCAACTCCTCTAGTTCTTGGGGTGTCTGCATGTTCATCGCCCAACATATCCTTTCTACCGTCCCCATCAAGTTAATTGCTACAGGATGGGGCGAACCTTTGACGTTCTCAAACAATAACCCAGGACCACCTTGTTGTAACATCCGGTTAGAAATCTCGGCAATTTCTAAATCGGGATCGACTAATGCGGTAATTCGCCGCAGTTGTCCTCTTTGTTCTAGAAGTTTGATAAATCCCCGCAAATCTCTCATAGCTGGTTTCGCTTAGATCTATCTTTCAGGGTATTTCATTTTGTTGTCATTGGTCATTTGTCACTTGGAGGTGAGTAGTAATTTCGATCGCAGTTTCCAATTATTTATAGAAAACTATAATGGCGATCGCTTGCTGTGGCTGTATGTGTTGTTCCAATAGTAAGCTAAGTTCTTCCTTACCCATTTCCCCTTGAGCTACTTGTATCACAAGATGATAAGCTCCTTCTTCACTCATGTTGAGTTCGTAGCCATTCATTCCTAAAAAAGCGATCGTAGTAGCAAAAGCAGTTCGC from Chroococcidiopsis sp. SAG 2025 harbors:
- a CDS encoding allophycocyanin subunit alpha-B; this encodes MSVVSQVILKADDELRYPSAGELENIKNFLQTGIQRMRIAATLAENEKKIVQEASKKLWQKRPDFIAPGGNAYGERQRALCLRDYGWYLRLITYGVLAGDKEPIEKIGLVGVREMYNSLGVPVPGMVESIRCLKNASLSLLSAEEAAEAAPYFDYIIQAMS
- a CDS encoding UbiD family decarboxylase — translated: MRDLRGFIKLLEQRGQLRRITALVDPDLEIAEISNRMLQQGGPGLLFENVKGSPHPVAINLMGTVERICWAMNMQTPQELEELGKKLSMLQQPKPPKKISQAVEFGKVLFDVVKAKPGRDFFPACQQVVIQGDELDLNKLPLIRPYPGDAGKIITLGLVITKDCETGTPNVGVYRLQLQSHNTMTVHWLSVRGGARHLRKAAERGKKLEVAIALGVDPLIIMAAATPIPVDLSEWLFAGLYSGSGVNLAKCKTVDLEVPADSEFVLEGTITPGEVLPDGPFGDHMGYYGGLEDSPLIRFHCMTHRQDPIYLTTFSGRPPKEEAMMAIALNRIYTPILRQQVSEIVDFFLPMEALSYKAAIISIDKAYPGQARRAALAFWSALPQFTYTKFVIVVDKDINIRDPRQVVWAISSKVDPTRDVFILPNTPFDTLDFASEKIGLGGRMGIDATTKIPPETEHEWGAPLESDPDVATMVERRWNEYGLADLQLGEVDPNLFGYDMR